Within Cucumis melo cultivar AY chromosome 4, USDA_Cmelo_AY_1.0, whole genome shotgun sequence, the genomic segment GCCTATAGTTATTTCTAGTGCTTTTAATGCTGATCTTGTGTTGAATTTGGGTATGCTGGCTTGTGGTTCCACTGCTTCTTCCATAAAAATTTGGGTGATCTTCAACTTCAAATTAGTAGTAAGTCAAGGGAACCAACAAAGTTTGTTAAATCCATATTGACGATGTATTGTATAAGTAAACATTAACTGTAGACTgcaaaggaaaataaaattttatatagttCATTATATATGAAACAAAATCAAGTCTTTTCTGGTAAGGGCatatgtttttcattttttattagaatattttttttatgtatgaTAATAGGGGTGCCCTAAAAATTGTGTATGTGTGGGAGTTTTGTTTGCACAGTAAGATAGTTCTTTACTAATGTTCGTGTCAAACATGCTGAGAATGGATTTATGCTGGAGTCCTTAAGTGATTCTAGGTACCTGAATATTCACTTTCTATGGATGAAGAGGGAATCTGCAAAACAGCTTTCGATTTGATTTTTGCTTTCGATGAGGTTATTTCTCTTGGGCACAAGGAAAACGTGACTGTTGCCCAGGTTAAGCAATACTGTGAGATGGAAAGCCACGAAGAGAAGTTGCACAAGTTGGTATTGCAGAGCAAGATAAATGAAACTAAGGATGTCATGAAGCGAAAAGCAAGTGAGATTGACAAAAGCAAGGTATTTTTTACATGCCCTTCATCATTCTTTTTCACAACTGAAATacaattttcaaaaaacaattctttttctaataaaataaaatcaaagttGATAATTTTCCATATATATCGCAGATTGAAAAGAATAGGGGTGACAAAGGAGGCTTTATGTCTTTACAGTCTATGGGATCAGGAAAAATTGATAATGGTCTCGGTGATCTGGGCATATCATCAGGTGGTGGAGGTGGTTTTGGTAGCAGTTCTGGTTTTGGATTGGGTGCTGATGTTGAGTCCTTTTCTAGCAAGCCTAAAGGTTGCCTTTATTTGAATGCACGTTTGTTGAATGTTGTCTATGATGAGTTTTGTCAGTTTGTTATGCATATTTGTAAGGAGTCACTTGTCCTTGTGTCAACACCATATTATGATGTTTTAGGGGCGTTTAGGATAAAAATTGGTTATTACAGCTGGATTATAGTAATTTGTGTTTGAggtatatattattttagtttagatTACAATAGTATGTGTTGGAGGTGTAAACTACTttagtttgaaaagaaaatagtaaacattgTAGCATAAATAGTAAAAACAATAGCAAAATAGTAAATACTGTAGCAATTTGGGTTTTTGAAATAGTGTCTACCGAAGCTAATTGAGAACTTTTAAATAGAGTTTACTGTAGCAAGATGTGATTATAATAGTCTTAGTTAATCCTTACGCCAAACACTCCCCTTAGTAAATTGTCATATAGCTAATGGCCAATTAAGGTTCATGTACTAAGTGGACACTTACCATTTTACCTTGTATGTCTGTTATTAGGCCGTCCACTTTCATCTGCTACAGCTCCTCCTAAAGGCCTTGGCATGCAGCTTGGTAAATCCCAAAGGACCAATCAATTCTTGGAATCTTTGAAGGCAGAAGGTGAAGTAATAGTTGAAGATGTACAGCCAAGTGTTGGTTCATCTAAATCAGCTATCCCACCCCCAACTGATCCTGTTACTCTATCTGTCGAGGAGAAACTCAACGTGTCCCTGAAACGAGATGGGGGAGTTAGTAACTTTGACCTTCAGGGAACAATGTCCCTGCAAATTCTTAACCAAGAAGATGCCCACATTCAAGTTCAGGTACGTGGCTCATACTAATGATGTTGTATAATAGACACTACTACTTCTCTAGGTGATTGGTATCCCCAACACACATACTGTAGAAAATCAAGCTTAATTGTCTTGCTGTAAAGTAGGAATTGATAAGATTGTTTTCTTGTATATCCTATTTCCATAAAGATTTAGATTGATTGCCTAATTCTAGGTCTTTCATTGTAATCTCTTATGGTTATAAACTTTCCATCAAATGTGTACGAAGCTAAAAGATTTTCATCATTGGATTGTTCACAACTTTGGCACTCGGAACAATTTTGTCTCTAAATTTGTTCATGTAGTATTTGAACCACCTATCGCCCACTACGTTTGGTCTCATCTTGTGTTCGTATGATGTTATTGCGATTTGATTTGCGAAGCTGGTTTTGTTACTTGTTTCACTATCTTGATTCATTTTGCCTTGTTTTCAGATTGAGACTGGTGGGAATCCTGGCATCCTTTTCAAAACTCATCCTAACATGAATAAAGAATTATTTTCCAATGAAAATATTCTAGGCCTGAAAGACCCGAACCGGCCATTTCCTACTGGTCAAGGTAGTGATGCTGGAGTTGGTCTCTTAAAGTGGAGAATGCAAAGCACAGACGAATCAATGGTACCATTAACAAGTAAGTTCGAACCCTTCTCATACAGATACtgttttgtatatattttaaaagCTATACTTATGAGGCTTCTGTTGTTGCAGTCAACTGCTGGCCCTCTGtttctggaaacgaaacctatgTCAGCATTGAGTACGAGGCTTCATCAATGTTTGACCTGCGGAATGTTGTCATCTCAGTGCCTCTTCCTGCTCTTCGTGAGGCACCTAGTGTAAGGCAGATTGATGGAGAATGGAGGTATAGATTCATCTTTACTCTTTTAGTTTTCACCTGGTTTATCATGACTTCCATAGATTCTTTTAACGAAACACGtctaatcaaattaatttttctaagatttttttttcgTCTTTAAAAATGGGACATGGCAAAAAGTAACAAGTCTCAATGTTGAGACCTTTCGGAAAggaaaagttaaaaatattaaatgattCTAATGAAGCGTATCCAAATCACTATCCTTTTGAATTTAAAGCCCCATGTGCCCAGTTCTTTCCCTATATTTTGACATCTGTTTTTGCTCGACCTGCAGGTACGATTCCAGAAATTCTGTCTTGGAGTGGTCTATAGTTCTCATTGATAACTCAAACCGCAGGTATGTAGTGTTTGGCTTCTTTCTGTTACCCTACTATTACAATTGCATGAAtatgattttttatttgttccATTTTCTTGACAGTGGATCAATGGAGTTCGTTGTCCCTCCAGCCGATTCATCCGTATTTTTCCCCATTTCTGTTCGGTTTTCAGCCACTAGCACATTTAGTGACATGAAGGTTTATTCTTGTTTTGCCCTCTACTTGAAACAAGATATTACTTACGTACCTCTTGATAACCATTATTATCGCAATCATCATATCTGTTCTTTTTCGATCTAGAAATCCCTATTGGACTGACTTTTTCTCATTCTTTATTTGACATTTACTGCATTACCTCTTAACATTGGTTTTTAAACTCCACTGTTGCAGGTTGTCAACATTTTGCCTCTTAGGGGCGGTGCTCCTCCCAAATATGCTCAAAGGACACAGTTGATTACGGAAAATTACCAAGTTGTGTGATTGGCGAtgccttttttattaaaattttcccGACATTTTGCACTGAGAAAAATCGTAGTTATTTGGGCAATTTACTTGTATATTTACTGTTTTTGAATTTATTCAGAACTGGAAGCGGCCATATGATGattcatttacttttttattttgtttaaaggATGTTAGAGTCGGAGGACATTGCAATATCATGTTGCTTAGTATATCACCCATCAAATTATGATACATAATCCTTGTTGCCAGCTAAAATTATCTTCTCTAGGcgtttttttttcctctttggAAAGTGTTTTAAATGGTTGATGTCTTGATAAATTATATTGGAAGATTCGTAATTAACAGATATTATATACTCGAGTCGTTGTATAAACAAAATGTATTAAAGTGATAAATACTTGATTTAATATGTTTTTAGAGGTGATTGATTTTGATCTTGTTACAAATAAAGTTTGTTCCACATCGGCTAAATATGGTGAAAATTTTGTGAGGATGGATATAGAGTCAAGATGATGAGCCTAAAAAGGAATTCTCATTGATAGGTTGTTTGAGGAGAAAATGGTTGGAAATGAAAACAAACTTTAGTAGATATATATCTATTATTACCTATTTTACATCGAATACATATGTACTTGTCCTATTAATTAATGAAGTAATTTCAATTTTACATTCAACGGCCACCTGACAGAAGAGACTGCGCATCAGAAGAATGGGCAAAACCTCTCTCAAATGAAGAAGTAGAATATGCAATAGCTTTATCCAAAAAAGAATTATACGACATGGCAAGATCATCAAAACCTTCAAATCCACCACCACCGCCTAATGTTTCTATAGAACCCATCTCTGGCATGACAGCATCTCCTTCCAAGTACTGCACAATTTGCCTCATGCTTGGCCTCGCCATTGGATTAGATTGTGAACACAACAATCCAAGTTTCAGAACCATTTCCATCTCCTCTGTCACATATTCTGTTCCCAACTTTGGATCTTTGGCCTCAACAATGGCTCCTCTCATCCAACATAACATTACCCAATCCACCAATATTACATCTTCCATCATCCCTCGAATCTCTATTGGCCTCTTTCCTGTTGCTACTTCCAGCAGAAATGCCCCAAAAGCAAACACATCCATTTGAGTCGTCGGTCTGCCGGATCTCGTGTGCTCTGGAGCCAAATATCCGAGTGTTCCTACAATATGAGTTGTTTGAGGGTCTGTTCCATGGTCATACAGTCTTGCCAAACCGAAATCTCCTAATCTTCCATTTAACTCATTGTCTAGTAAGACATTACTGGCTTTTACATCTTTGTGAATAACAATTTGCTCCCATTCTTCATGCAGGTAAAGCAGCCCTGAAGCCACTCCTTTTATGATTCGAAATCTTTGGCTCCAGTTCAAACTTGGATTTGGTTCGTTAAACAGGTACTTGTCCAAGCTTCCATTTGGCATATAGTCATATACTAAAAGCAGCTCTCCTTTTCGTCTACAGTAGCCTAAAAGTTGTACAAGGTTTCTATGACGAAGCCTCCCAAGACTAACTATCTCAGCTACAAATTCTTTCATTCCTTGTCTTGATTCATGAGAAACCCTCTTTACAGCTATTTCAAGTTTTGATTTTGGTAATACACCTTTGTAGACTCGTCCAAATCCTCCGGAACccaaaatttctttttctttaaatccATTTGTAGCTGTGTATAAGTCTTTGTATTTGAACCTATGAGGTCCATAATCAAGCTCCCAATCTTCGAGCAGCTCGGCGAACTTCCTCTTCCTTCTGATAACATAAACAAAGCCTAAAATAACCAATAAAACAATCCCTCCAGAAATTAAAGGCAACCCAATTGTTAAAACTTTGGATCTATGTTTTTTCTGAGGCAGCTTTGGAAGACGAGAAATGTCGAGACT encodes:
- the LOC103486369 gene encoding coatomer subunit delta-like isoform X2, coding for MVVLAASIVSKSGKVLVSRQFVDMSRIRIEGLLAAFPKLVGTGKQHTYVETENVRYVYQPIEALYLLLVTNKQSNILEDLDTLRLLSKLVPEYSLSMDEEGICKTAFDLIFAFDEVISLGHKENVTVAQVKQYCEMESHEEKLHKLVLQSKINETKDVMKRKASEIDKSKIEKNRGDKGGFMSLQSMGSGKIDNGLGDLGISSGGGGGFGSSSGFGLGADVESFSSKPKGRPLSSATAPPKGLGMQLGKSQRTNQFLESLKAEGEVIVEDVQPSVGSSKSAIPPPTDPVTLSVEEKLNVSLKRDGGVSNFDLQGTMSLQILNQEDAHIQVQIETGGNPGILFKTHPNMNKELFSNENILGLKDPNRPFPTGQGSDAGVGLLKWRMQSTDESMVPLTINCWPSVSGNETYVSIEYEASSMFDLRNVVISVPLPALREAPSVRQIDGEWRYDSRNSVLEWSIVLIDNSNRSGSMEFVVPPADSSVFFPISVRFSATSTFSDMKVVNILPLRGGAPPKYAQRTQLITENYQVV
- the LOC103486369 gene encoding coatomer subunit delta-like isoform X1; the protein is MVVLAASIVSKSGKVLVSRQFVDMSRIRIEGLLAAFPKLVGTGKQHTYVETENVRYVYQPIEALYLLLVTNKQSNILEDLDTLRLLSKLVPEYSLSMDEEGICKTAFDLIFAFDEVISLGHKENVTVAQVKQYCEMESHEEKLHKLVLQSKINETKDVMKRKASEIDKSKIEKNRGDKGGFMSLQSMGSGKIDNGLGDLGISSGGGGGFGSSSGFGLGADVESFSSKPKGRPLSSATAPPKGLGMQLGKSQRTNQFLESLKAEGEVIVEDVQPSVGSSKSAIPPPTDPVTLSVEEKLNVSLKRDGGVSNFDLQGTMSLQILNQEDAHIQVQIETGGNPGILFKTHPNMNKELFSNENILGLKDPNRPFPTGQGSDAGVGLLKWRMQSTDESMVPLTINCWPSVSGNETYVSIEYEASSMFDLRNVVISVPLPALREAPSVRQIDGEWRYDSRNSVLEWSIVLIDNSNRSGSMEFVVPPADSSVFFPISVRFSATSTFSDMKVYSCFALYLKQDITYVPLDNHYYRNHHICSFSI
- the LOC103486370 gene encoding L-type lectin-domain containing receptor kinase IV.2-like, whose amino-acid sequence is MASNFGRPLRRNGAYDVRFHRREMNKNPMFFNLSIVVSLLLVSVVSSAASEGSTDFIFHGFQSANLSLDGMAVVTSNGLLKLTNETRQRIGHGFYPNPVNFINFSHGVSSFSTTFVFAIISEYPNLSGHGIAFVVAPTKTFPGAEPSQHLGLFNGNNSGNTNNHIFAVELDTIQNLELQDIDANHVGIDINGLISKKAATAGFYPYNNEKFRNLTLISGQPMQVWIEYNGINKEINVTLAPINIPKPKIPLFSYSWDLSSVIKNSSMFVGFSSSTGSVSTSHYILGWSFGLNGQAQSLDISRLPKLPQKKHRSKVLTIGLPLISGGIVLLVILGFVYVIRRKRKFAELLEDWELDYGPHRFKYKDLYTATNGFKEKEILGSGGFGRVYKGVLPKSKLEIAVKRVSHESRQGMKEFVAEIVSLGRLRHRNLVQLLGYCRRKGELLLVYDYMPNGSLDKYLFNEPNPSLNWSQRFRIIKGVASGLLYLHEEWEQIVIHKDVKASNVLLDNELNGRLGDFGLARLYDHGTDPQTTHIVGTLGYLAPEHTRSGRPTTQMDVFAFGAFLLEVATGKRPIEIRGMMEDVILVDWVMLCWMRGAIVEAKDPKLGTEYVTEEMEMVLKLGLLCSQSNPMARPSMRQIVQYLEGDAVMPEMGSIETLGGGGGFEGFDDLAMSYNSFLDKAIAYSTSSFERGFAHSSDAQSLLSGGR